The Candidatus Alcyoniella australis genomic sequence GACGAGGTCGTGGAGAACGCCGCGATCCGACTCAAGGGCAGCGAGCTGAACTGGGGATCGAGCCCCGATAAGATGCAGTTCAACATCTCTTTCAAGCAGTACGACGACAGCGGTCGCTGGCACGGCATGCGCAAGGTCAATCTCGACGCGCCGCACAACGACCCGAGCATGCTGCGCGAACGAATCGCCTTCTGGTACTTCCGCGAGCTTGGCTTGTCTGCACCGTGCGCCAACAGCGCGCGGCTGATGGTCAACGGCGAGTACTATGGTCTGTTCACCAACATCGAGCATGTGGACCAGGAGTTTCTAGAGCGTAACTTCGGTAAGGACGCAGCCGAGGGCAACTTATATAAAACCGGCGAGAAGCAGACCAACGAGTCCGACCCGGATATCAGCGATTGGGAACAGTTCGATTCCGAGTTGACCCTGGAGCAGCTCGAACAGCTTGTAGACCTGGAGCAGGCAGTGCAGATGTGGGTCGGCGAGGCGGTCATCCCCCAGGTCGACGGCTATTGGGCCGGCGGCGACAACTGGTACATCTACAACCACCCCCAGCGCGGCTTCGTGTTCATTCCCTGGGACAACGACTACTCCTTTACCGTTGCCGGAATGAACGTCGACCCGATCACTTGGGAGGCCCCGTGGGGCCACGGCAAGCCCGCACACTTCTTGACGATGATCCAAGACACCGACTGGTTCCTGTATTTCCTCGAGACTTTCGATTCGGCGCTGTACGTGTTCGACCCCGAGGTGCTGCACGCGATGATCGACCAGTACGCCGAACAGATCGCCGAGGCAATGGACGCGGACGCCAACAAGCCCTACTCCACCGACGACCATCTGGACGCAATCGACGCAACCTACACGCACGTGGAACAGCGCCAGCTCTTTGGTTTTGAGTGGCTCGACTGCAAGAACGGCGCGGGGACGTTCGAGGAATACGAGTTCGGCGGACGGACCTTCGGCGTCTGGCACACCTCCTGCTCGTGGCACAACGCCCTGAACTACTGCCAGTACCTGGGCGGCAGCCTGGCGGTCCCCCTTGACGCGGACGATCAGTTGTTCCTGACCAACACCTTGTTGGGGCTGATCGATGACGATTGGTGGATCGGCGCCAACGACATTGACGAAGACGACGTCTGGACCGACCCGGACGGAACGATCCTCTCGTACCTTCCTTGGGG encodes the following:
- a CDS encoding CotH kinase family protein: MNISRFTIFAICLMLLLGLLSIACDESGDDDDDDAADDDTGDDDDDIDLPGACDEVFDPDQLPTYDIQIDPGQWANLQYEWANWADRMDEGLPTKPYHPLISFKYADEVVENAAIRLKGSELNWGSSPDKMQFNISFKQYDDSGRWHGMRKVNLDAPHNDPSMLRERIAFWYFRELGLSAPCANSARLMVNGEYYGLFTNIEHVDQEFLERNFGKDAAEGNLYKTGEKQTNESDPDISDWEQFDSELTLEQLEQLVDLEQAVQMWVGEAVIPQVDGYWAGGDNWYIYNHPQRGFVFIPWDNDYSFTVAGMNVDPITWEAPWGHGKPAHFLTMIQDTDWFLYFLETFDSALYVFDPEVLHAMIDQYAEQIAEAMDADANKPYSTDDHLDAIDATYTHVEQRQLFGFEWLDCKNGAGTFEEYEFGGRTFGVWHTSCSWHNALNYCQYLGGSLAVPLDADDQLFLTNTLLGLIDDDWWIGANDIDEDDVWTDPDGTILSYLPWGPDQPSESPGVDCATMDDYRDGLWAGDYCSRPHPSVCVMP